In a genomic window of Coregonus clupeaformis isolate EN_2021a chromosome 27, ASM2061545v1, whole genome shotgun sequence:
- the LOC121541521 gene encoding multiple C2 and transmembrane domain-containing protein 1 isoform X3, whose amino-acid sequence MVMGATGASGVNSDRALPSSGMYQLDIVLKRGHNLAIRDRIGTSDPYVKFKLCGKEVFRSKTIHKNLNPVWDEGTKLLVDNLQEPLYVKVFDYDFGLQDDFMGSAYLYLESLEQQRAIPVTLTLQDPHYPDVDLGTLELTVTLRPKASPVEEPHRDATTMLLKRTWRRSSKQQSVRLSELHRKDQLWRGIVSISLIEGRDLCPMDPNGLSDPYAKFRLGNQKYRSKTMPKTLCPQWREQFDLHLYEETGGMLEIAVWDKDTGRRDDFIGRCTLDLSTLAKEHTHRLELALEESRGFVVLLVTLTASLHVSIADLSLTPLDDPVERREIMGRYGMFRTLSNLKDVGIVQVKVMRAEGLMAADVTGKSDPFCVLELNNDRLQTHTVYKNLNPEWNKVFTFNVKDIHSVLEVTVFDEDRDRSADFLGKVAIPLLNIQNGEQKGYVLKNKEMTGPTKGLIYLESDVIYSTVKAGLRTIVPPEQKYIEEEPKVSKHLLQQNFNRVKRCVMFLINIGTFINSCFEWESPQRSISAFLFFVVVVWNFELYMVPGALLLLLTWNYFMTASREPGDMAVEAKFEWEEEEEEKDDKDSERKGFMDKLYALQDVCVSVQSALDDVASYGERIKNAFNWTVPFLSWLAISVLCVATVLLYLIPLRYLVLAWGVNKFTKKLRNPYLIENNEVLDFLSRVPSDVQVMQYRELKFNPGQSPSKRKKTNPG is encoded by the exons ATG gttaTGGGTGCCACTGGTGCCTCGGGGGTTAACTCGGACCGAGCTCTGCCCAGCTCAGGGATGTACCAGCTGGACATAGTGCTGAAGAGAGGACACAACCTGGCCATAAGGGACAGAATAG gtACCAGTGATCCATATGTGAAGTTTAAGCTGTGCGGCAAGGAGGTGTTTCGCAGTAAGACCATCCACAAGAACCTTAACCCTGTCTGGGACGAGGGGACTAAACTACTGGTGGACAATCTGCAGGAACCACTCTATGTCAAG GTGTTTGACTATGACTTCGGCCTTCAGGATGACTTCATGGGTTCAGCTTACCTCTACCTGGAGTCCCTGGAGCAACAGAG GGCAATACCAGTTACTCTAACACTGCAGGACCCCCACTACCCTGATGTAGACCTGGGAACACTGGAGCTGACCGTCACCTTAAGACCTAAAGCCAGCCCCGTAGAGGAGCCACACAGAGATGCCACT ACCATGCTGCTCAAAAGGACCTGGAGACGATCCAGTAAG CAGCAGTCAGTGCGTCTGTCGGAGCTGCACCGTAAGGACCAGCTGTGGAGAGGCATCGTCAGCATCTCTCTGATCGAAGGTCGCGACCTTTGCCCCATGGACCCTAACGGCCTCAGTGACCCCTATGCGAAGTTCAGACTGGGAAACCAGAAGTACAGGAGCAAG accaTGCCTAAGACGCTGTGTCCCCAGTGGAGAGAGCAGTTTGATCTGCACCTGTATGAGGAGACAGGAGGAATGCTGGAAATTGCAGTCTGGGACAAAGACACAGGACGCAGGGATGACTTCATAGGACG CTGTACATTAGACCTGTCCACCCTGGCTAAGGAACACACCCATCGGTTAGAGCTGGCGTTGGAGGAGTCCCGGGGCTTTGTGGTGCtgctggtcactctgacagcctCCTTACACGTCTCCATCGCCGACCTGTCACTCACCCCGCTCGACGACCCCGTTGAACGCAGAGAGATCATGGGCCGATAT gGCATGTTCCGGACCCTGTCTAACCTGAAAGATGTGGGGATAGTTCAGGTCAAGGTGATGAGAGCTGAGGGCCTCATGGCTGCCGATGTCAcag GTAAGAGTGATCCTTTCTGTGTTTTGGAGCTGAATAACGACCGGTTACAAACACACACCGTCTACAAGAACCTCAACCCGGAATGGAACAAAGTCTTCACCTT taaTGTGAAGGACATTCACTCTGTGTTGGAGGTGACAGTGTTTGATGAAGACCGAGACAGGAGCGCTGACTTCTTGGGCAAAGTGGCCATCCCACTGTTaaat ATCCAGAATGGAGAACAGAAGGGTTATGTATTGAAGAATAAGGAGATGACTGGACCAACTAAAGGACTCATCTACCTAGAGTCTGACGTCATCTATAGCACT GTGAAGGCAGGCTTGAGAACGATAGTTCCACCAGAGCAGAAGTACATCGAGGAAGAACCCAAAGTGTCTAaacat TTGCTCCAACAGAACTTTAACCGAGTGAAGAGGTGCGTCATGTTCCTGATAAACATTGGTACCTTCATTAACAGCTGCTTCGAGTGGGAGTCACCTCAGAGGAGCATCAGTGCCTTCCTg ttctTTGTGGTAGTAGTGTGGAACTTTGAGCTCTACATGGTACCTGGggctctgctgctgctgttgaCGTGGAACTACTTCATGACTGCAAGCAGGGAGCCAGGAGACATG GCAGTGGAGGCCAAGTttgagtgggaggaggaggaagaggagaaagatgATAAG GATTCGGAGCGTAAGGGCTTCATGGATAAGCTGTATGCCCTCCAGGACGTGTGTGTCAGCGTACAGAGTGCCTTGGATGACGTGGCCTCCTATGGAGAGAGGATAAAGAA tGCATTTAACTGGACAGTGCCTTTCCTGAGTTGGCTGGCCATCTCGGTTCTGTGTGTGGCTACAGTCCTCCTCTACCTCATCCCTCTGCGATACCTCGTACTCGCCTGGG GTGTGAATAAGTTTACTAAGAAGCTGAGGAATCCGTACCTGATTGAAAACAATGAGGTGCTAGACTTCCTCTCTAGAGTCCCCTCAGACGTACAAGTG ATGCAGTATCGGGAGCTGAAGTTCAATCCAGGACAGAGCCCCAGCAAACGAAAGAAGACCAACCCtggctag